TGTACCTTCCTGCGGGCACGGCTGGCGAGCATCTTGGTCGCGTCGGCCGATTTGCCGAGAATGGTGCCGATCTCCTGGAAGGGCACGGCGAACACGTCGTGCAGCACGAACGCCAGTCGTTCGTCAGGGCGCAACGAGTCGAGGACCGTGAGCAGCGCGAGGCCGACGGAGTCCCCGATCGCCGCGAGCTCTTCGGGAGCATGAGCGTCGTCGAGCGTCACGGTGCATTCGGACAACCGGTCGTCGAAGGAGACTTCCGGGCGCGTCCGACCCGACCGCAGGACATCGAGGCTGAGGCGGCCAACCACGGTGGTCAGCCAGCCGCCGAGGTTGTCGATGGCGTCGGTGTCCTGTCGGGAGAGACGCAGCCACGCCTCTTGGACCACGTCTTCCGCGTCGGCGTGTGATCCGAGCATCCGGTGGGCGACGGCGCGCAACCGGTCACGGTGGGACTCGAAAGCGTCGACGATCGGGTCCACGGAATGGGTGCCGGCCATGTTGTTACCTTCCTGGAAGCTGCTCCGTCATAGGGATGACGCGCACAGGCGCCGCGACGTAACCCGATGAAGGAGAACACTCCCGTGGAGAACCGGCTCAAGAACAAGAGCACGAACAGCCCCGATGTGTGGACCGCGATCCAGCACCTCCAGAAGGCGATCGCCGCCGGCGGCGTCGACCCGAAGCTGCTCGCGCTGGTCCACCTGCGCGCCAGCCAGATCAACAGCTGCTCGGCGTGCGTCTACGCCAGTGCCGCAGGAGCGAAGAAGGCCGGTGACACGGACGAGCGGCTGCACAACGTAGCGGCGTGGCGTGAGGCGCCGTTCTACACCGACGCGGAGCGCGCGGCACTGGCGCTGGCCGAGGCCGCCACCCGGTTGCAGGACGGCGCGCCGGGCGTCACCGACGAGATCTGGGAAGAGATCAACGCCCACTTCACCGAGGAGCAGATCGGCGCGATCAACCTGGAGATCGCGCTGACCAACTTCTTCAACCGGATCAACCGCACCATCAAGGAACCAGCAGGCAGGACCTGGGGCTGAGCCGAGCCGGCTCCTGCCCGCCGCATCGTGGAGTTCCTCGTCCGCTGCCGTCCGCTCACCGGCGCCGGATCGGCACGCCGAAGGGTTCTCGCGCCGTGGCCCCTAACTCACGACCCGCCCGTTCAGCACCACCCTCGACGGCGCCCCCAGGACGCGTACGTCCGTGCGGGGGTCCTCGTCGTACAGGACCAGGTCGGCGGGGGCGCCCTCGGTCAGGCCTGGGCGCCCCAGCCAGTCGCGGGCGTCCCAGGTGGTCGCCGCGATGGCCTCGATCGGGGGGATTCCGGCGGTGACGAGTTCCGCCACCTCCGCGGCCACCAGGCCGTGGGCGAGGGAGCCGCCCGCGTCCGTGCCGACGTAGACCGGGATGCCCGCGTCGTAGGCGTTGCGGACGGTGTCGTAGCGGCGTTCGTGGAGGCGGCGCATGTGCGCGGCCCAGTTCGGGAACTTGGCCTCGCCGCCGTCCGCCATGGAGGGGAAGGTGGCGATGTTGACCAGGGTCGGGACGATCGCGACGCCTCGGGAGGCGAACAGAGGGATCAGGTCGTCCGTCAGGCCCGTCGCGTGTTCGACGCAGTCGATGCCCGCCTCGACGAGGTCGCGGAGGGACGACTCGGCGAAGCAGTGGGCCGTCACGCGGGCGCCCAGGAGGTGCGCCTCCGTGATCGCCGCCTCGACCGCCTCACGCGGCCAGCACGGCGACAGGTCGCCCAGCCCCCGGTCGATCCAGTCCCCCACCAGCTTCACCCAGCCGTCCCCGCGCCGGGCCTCCTGGGCGACGTACGCGACGAGTTCCTCCGGCTCGATCTCGTGGGCGAAATTGCGGATGTAGCGGCGGGTGCGGGCGATGTGGCGGCCCGCACGGATGATGTTCGGCAGGTCGTCGCGGTCGTCGATCCAGCGGGTGTCGGAGGGGGAGCCCGCGTCGCGGATCAGGAGGGTGCCCGCGTCGCGGTCGGTGATGGCCTGCTTCTCCGCGACGTCCTCCGGGACCGGGCCCTGGGGGCCGAGGCCGACGTGGCAGTGCGCGTCGACCAGGCCGGGCAGGGCCCACCCCGTCACCGTGCGGATGTCGCCGGCGTTCACGGGACGGTCGTAGGTGATCCGGCCGTCCACGACCCACAGCTCGTCGCGGACGGCCTCGGGGCCGACCAGCACCCGGCCCTTCACATGCAGCACCGGCTCATCGCTCATGTACCGCAGACTAGTGCCGCGGCAGGCAACGTTTGCCCGTCAAGGAGCGGCGTCCGGTGCGTGCTCTCGGTGTGCCGGCCGAAAGCCCTCGTACTGGATGTACTTGGGTTTTCGGCCGGTGCGGCGAGAGGGCGTGCCGGGCGTCGCGACGGGGCGAACGTTGCCTGTCGCGGCACTAGCCACCCGGCTGCTCGGCCTTGCCCACCTGGTCCGACGTCTCCTCCTCCACGTTCGCCATCGCCGGGTCCAGCAGGCGGGAGAGGAAGTGGCGGGTTCGCTCGTGCTGCGGGTCGCCGATGACCCGGTCCGGGGTGCCGTCCTCGACGATCACGCCGTCGTCCATGAAGACCACACGGTCGGCGACCTCCTTCGCGAAGGTCATCTCGTGGGTCACCACCATCATCGTCATGCCGTCCTGGGCGAGCATGCGCATGACCGCCAGGACATCACCCACCAGCTCCGGGTCGAGCGCCGAGGTCGGCTCGTCGAAGAGCATCACCTCGGGGCCCATGGACAGCGCGCGGGCGATCGCGACGCGTTGCTGCTGGCCGCCGGAGAGGGAGGCGGGGTAGGCGTCCGCCTTCTCCGACAGACCCACCCGGGACAGGTTCTCCGCCGCCACCTTCGCCGCCGTCGCCTTGTCCCGCTTCAGGACCCGGCGCTGCGGCAGCGTGAGGTTCTCGGTCACCGTGAGGTGCGGGAAGAGGTTGAACTGCTGGAAGACCATGCCGATACGGCGGCGTACGGCGTCGATGTCGACGTCGGGGTCCGTCAGTTCCGTCCCGCCGACGAAGACCTGGCCCTTCGTCGGCTCCTCCAGGAGGTTCACACAGCGCAGCAGGGTCGACTTGCCGGAGCCCGACGGGCCGATGACGCACACCACCTCGCCCCGGCCGATCTCCAGATCGATGCCCTTCAGCACCTCGTTGGTGCCGAAGGACTTGTGCAGGCCCCGGACCTCGATCTCCGCCCTGGTACTCATTTCACGGCCTCCTGGGCCTTCGCCTCCATACGGCGTACGACGAAACCGAGCGGGATGGTCACCAGCAGGTAGCACAGGCCGGCGACCAGGATCGGGGTGGAGTTGGCGGTGGTGCTGGCCAGGTCACGGCCGTACTTGGACAGTTCGCGTTCCTCCAGCGTGACGCCGAGGAACAGGACCAGCGAGGAGTCCTTGAACAGCAGGACCAGTTCGTTGGTGAGCGGCGGCAGAATGATCCGGAACGCCTGCGGGATGATGATCGAGACCATCGCGCGGGCGGGCGAGAAGCCCAGCGAACGGGCCGCCTCCAGCTGCCCCTTGGGGACCGCCTGGATGCCCGCGCGGATCGTCTCCGCCATGTACGCTGCGGCCACCAGACCGAGCGCGAGCGCCACCTTGCCGTAGGTGCCGCCGGGGATCTCCGTGCCCGGGAAGGCCAGCGGTACGGCGACGCCGATGAAGATGAAGATCAGCAGGGCGGGCAGGCCCCGGAAGATCTCGATGTAGACCCCGGCGAACCAGCGGTACGGGCCCACCGACGACAGCCGCATCAGGGCGATGACCATGCCGAGGACGAGCCCGAAGACGAAGCCGGACAGCGTGTAGAGGACGGTGTTCTTCAGCGCCAGCGTGATGACGTCGGGGAACATCTGCTCGGCGATGTCCCACTGGGCGAACTGGTTCTTCAGCCGGGCCCAGTCCGCCGACACCGCGAAGGCGACGACGGCGGCGACGAACAGCGCGTACTGCGCACCCCGGGAGAGGGTGCGCTTCTGGCTCCGGCTCAGGCCCTTCCTCTTCGGCTGGAGCGGTGTGTCCGTGTCGGTCCCGCTCATGAGGCCGACGGGGAGGCCGAGGCGGCGCTCTCGTCGTACGGGCCGATCCACTGCTCGTACAGCTTCTTGTACGTGCCGTCGGACTTGGCCTCGGCCAGCGCCTTGTTGATGGCGGCGACGAGCTTGGTGTTGCCCTTCTTGACCGTGAAGCCGTACTCCTCGCCGGTGTTGATCTGCTCGGCGACCTCGAAGGCGTCGGCGTTCGCCTTGTCCTTCAACCAGCCCTGGACGACGGGGTAGTCGATGATCACGGCGTCGACCTGCTTGGTGCGCAGACCGTTGAGGACGGCGTCGGAGGACTCGAAGGAGACGGAGTCGATGCCCTTGCTCTTGGCGTAGTCCTCGCCGGTGGTCTGTGCCTGGGTGCCGACCTTCTTGCCCTTGAGGTCGGCGAAGGAGCCGATACCGGCGCTCTTGTCGGCGAGGACGGCCTGCGTCGCCTCGAAGTACGGGTCGGAGAAGTCGACGTTCTTCTTGCGCTCGTCGGTGATCGTCATACCGGCGGCGGCGAGGTCGCACTCACCGGAGTTCAGGAAGGCGCCCGTCTTGAAGTTCTCGAAGGGGGTGTCGAGGATCTCCTGCTTCACCCCCAGGTCCTCGGCGACGAGGTCGATCAGCGCCACGTCGAAGCCCTGCACCTTGCCGTCGATCTCCGACTGGAACGGCGGGTACGGGAGGTGGGTGCAGGTCGTGAGCTGACCGGCCTTCACCAGCTCCACCCCGCCGGCCGCGGTCTTGGTGCCGCCGCTGCCGCCGTCGCCGTCCGACGAACAGCCGGCCACGAGCAGCAGTCCGGCCGCGGCGGTGGTGGCGGCCAGGATGCGGGTCCGGCGTCCGGGGACCGAGTTCACGGGGAGACCTCCTGTGAGGGAACTGAGAGACGATCGATTATAAGGAAATGTTTGACTTGCTCAAATCATTCCCATGGCTACCGACCCGTTCGACCTCGGAAGTCACCGGTGAGGAGCGCACGGGTGCCGTCGGTACCCTCGACACCATCTACCCCGTCGGTGAAGAGAGCACCCCGTGACACACCCGTTTCTGGATCTGGCCCCGCTGAGCGCCTCGCACTTCGCCTCGATCGAGGACCGGGTCGCCCGGCTGCTCTCCACCGAGCAGGACGTCGTGATCACGCAGGGCGAGGCGCTGCTGCCGCTGGAGGGCGCGATCCGCGGGGCCGCCGGGCCCGGCACGACCGCGCTGAACGTGATCACCGGGCCGTACGGGCAGACCTTCGGGAACTGGCTGCGTGACTGCGGGGCGAGGGTCGTCGACCTGGCGGTGCCCTTCCACACGGCGGTGACGGCCGGGCAGATCCGGGACGCCTTCGCCGAGCATCCGGCGATCGACTTCGTGTCGCTGGTGCACGCGGAGGCGGCGACCGGCAACACCAACCCCGTGGCGGAGATCGGCGAGGTCGTCCGCGCGCACGGCGCCCTGTTCTACCTGGACGCGGTGGCCTCCGTCGGGGCCGAGCCGGTGCTGCCGGACGCGTGGGGCGTCGACCTGTGCGTGATCGGGGCGCAGAAGGCGATGGGCGGGCCGGCCGGGGTGTCGGCGATCTCGGTGAGCGAGCGGGCGTGGGCGCGGATGGCGGCCAACCCGCGGGCGCCGCGCCGCTCGTACCTCTCCCTCCTGGACTG
This genomic stretch from Streptomyces deccanensis harbors:
- a CDS encoding sigma-70 family RNA polymerase sigma factor — protein: MAGTHSVDPIVDAFESHRDRLRAVAHRMLGSHADAEDVVQEAWLRLSRQDTDAIDNLGGWLTTVVGRLSLDVLRSGRTRPEVSFDDRLSECTVTLDDAHAPEELAAIGDSVGLALLTVLDSLRPDERLAFVLHDVFAVPFQEIGTILGKSADATKMLASRARRKVQGAQQPASAVRQQREVVRAFLAAARDGRFEELLRVLHPEVEFTVHTPNGTFVTLGATEVATRARVAGSAARGHAATVNGRPGVISWSEDGTPLSLLAFTVADGRITEITALVDPAKLALMDLPDPV
- a CDS encoding carboxymuconolactone decarboxylase family protein, whose protein sequence is MENRLKNKSTNSPDVWTAIQHLQKAIAAGGVDPKLLALVHLRASQINSCSACVYASAAGAKKAGDTDERLHNVAAWREAPFYTDAERAALALAEAATRLQDGAPGVTDEIWEEINAHFTEEQIGAINLEIALTNFFNRINRTIKEPAGRTWG
- a CDS encoding amidohydrolase family protein, yielding MSDEPVLHVKGRVLVGPEAVRDELWVVDGRITYDRPVNAGDIRTVTGWALPGLVDAHCHVGLGPQGPVPEDVAEKQAITDRDAGTLLIRDAGSPSDTRWIDDRDDLPNIIRAGRHIARTRRYIRNFAHEIEPEELVAYVAQEARRGDGWVKLVGDWIDRGLGDLSPCWPREAVEAAITEAHLLGARVTAHCFAESSLRDLVEAGIDCVEHATGLTDDLIPLFASRGVAIVPTLVNIATFPSMADGGEAKFPNWAAHMRRLHERRYDTVRNAYDAGIPVYVGTDAGGSLAHGLVAAEVAELVTAGIPPIEAIAATTWDARDWLGRPGLTEGAPADLVLYDEDPRTDVRVLGAPSRVVLNGRVVS
- a CDS encoding amino acid ABC transporter ATP-binding protein; amino-acid sequence: MSTRAEIEVRGLHKSFGTNEVLKGIDLEIGRGEVVCVIGPSGSGKSTLLRCVNLLEEPTKGQVFVGGTELTDPDVDIDAVRRRIGMVFQQFNLFPHLTVTENLTLPQRRVLKRDKATAAKVAAENLSRVGLSEKADAYPASLSGGQQQRVAIARALSMGPEVMLFDEPTSALDPELVGDVLAVMRMLAQDGMTMMVVTHEMTFAKEVADRVVFMDDGVIVEDGTPDRVIGDPQHERTRHFLSRLLDPAMANVEEETSDQVGKAEQPGG
- a CDS encoding amino acid ABC transporter permease is translated as MSGTDTDTPLQPKRKGLSRSQKRTLSRGAQYALFVAAVVAFAVSADWARLKNQFAQWDIAEQMFPDVITLALKNTVLYTLSGFVFGLVLGMVIALMRLSSVGPYRWFAGVYIEIFRGLPALLIFIFIGVAVPLAFPGTEIPGGTYGKVALALGLVAAAYMAETIRAGIQAVPKGQLEAARSLGFSPARAMVSIIIPQAFRIILPPLTNELVLLFKDSSLVLFLGVTLEERELSKYGRDLASTTANSTPILVAGLCYLLVTIPLGFVVRRMEAKAQEAVK
- a CDS encoding transporter substrate-binding domain-containing protein — its product is MNSVPGRRTRILAATTAAAGLLLVAGCSSDGDGGSGGTKTAAGGVELVKAGQLTTCTHLPYPPFQSEIDGKVQGFDVALIDLVAEDLGVKQEILDTPFENFKTGAFLNSGECDLAAAGMTITDERKKNVDFSDPYFEATQAVLADKSAGIGSFADLKGKKVGTQAQTTGEDYAKSKGIDSVSFESSDAVLNGLRTKQVDAVIIDYPVVQGWLKDKANADAFEVAEQINTGEEYGFTVKKGNTKLVAAINKALAEAKSDGTYKKLYEQWIGPYDESAASASPSAS
- a CDS encoding pyridoxal-phosphate-dependent aminotransferase family protein, translated to MTHPFLDLAPLSASHFASIEDRVARLLSTEQDVVITQGEALLPLEGAIRGAAGPGTTALNVITGPYGQTFGNWLRDCGARVVDLAVPFHTAVTAGQIRDAFAEHPAIDFVSLVHAEAATGNTNPVAEIGEVVRAHGALFYLDAVASVGAEPVLPDAWGVDLCVIGAQKAMGGPAGVSAISVSERAWARMAANPRAPRRSYLSLLDWKERWIDGGRRALLHAPAQLEMLALEACLERVEAEGLDTVMSRHASAAAATRAGALALGGGLEPYVREAADAAPVATTLRTPAGVDASELVAKALAMDPALPLAAGGGSLASEMVRVNHYGPDATPGAVHSALAGLGAALAEFGVTVDLEGARRAAAAALA